The following are from one region of the Synergistaceae bacterium genome:
- a CDS encoding Rpn family recombination-promoting nuclease/putative transposase → VIEDKLIVMIEHQSTPCENMPIRLLIYIARVFEKLFNIDRKLKQAIYRTKLLKIPKPEFYVLYNGKSEFPERKDLRLSDAFREANAPEWLGGFLELTVPVYNINN, encoded by the coding sequence GTTATCGAGGATAAACTCATCGTTATGATAGAGCATCAAAGCACGCCGTGCGAAAACATGCCTATCCGTCTCCTGATTTATATCGCGCGGGTGTTTGAAAAGCTGTTCAACATTGATCGTAAACTTAAACAGGCAATCTACAGGACGAAACTTTTGAAAATCCCGAAGCCCGAATTTTACGTCTTGTACAATGGCAAGAGCGAATTTCCCGAACGAAAGGATCTAAGACTTTCGGACGCGTTTCGAGAAGCAAACGCCCCAGAATGGCTAGGTGGATTTCTGGAGTTAACTGTGCCAGTTTACAATATTAACAATTAA